The following DNA comes from Elusimicrobiota bacterium.
TGGCCGGGCTCGATCCGAGGCTTCCCGCGGTCGTCTATAACTTCGCGTCGGGCGCGCAGCGGCGCGAGCAGGCCCGGTTCATCGCCGGCCGGCTCGAGCCCGGCGACGCCTGCTGGCTGATGCCGGGCTCCGGCTATCTCGAATTCTCGCCGTCCGAAGCGGCGGCGGCGGGCCTCGAGGAGGCGCTCGCGCGGGCGGACGCCGCCGTGACCGTTCTTCTCCCGGCCCGCCGATGACCCCGAAGCTCTCGATCATCATCCCGTTCTACGACGTCCGCGGCCCGCTGCGGGGGCTCCTCGAATCCCTGTGCCGCTCGGACTTCGCGGATTTCGAGGTGTGCCTGTGCGACGACGGCTCCCGGGACGGGAGCCTGGAGGAGGCGCGCGCCTTCGCGGACCGGCTGGACCTGAAATGGGTCGTCCACGAGGCGAATCTCGGCGTCACCCGCGCGCGCAACAGCGCGCTCGCGCTGGCCGGCGCGCCGCTGCTGCTCTTCCTCGACGCCGACGTCCGCGTCGCGCCGGACGTCATCGCGCGGCTCCTCGAGACCCGGGAACGCACGCAGGCCGACGTGCTCTGCGGGATCTACAGCGGCACGGCCCTGGACGCGGGCTTCTGGTCGGGCTACTACGCGCTGTTCGTCCACCACTCCTTCCTCGTCGCCGACGAGCCCGCGCCCTACAACGTCTTCAACGGCTGGTGCGCCCTGTGCCGCCGCGAGGTCATGGACGCGCTCGCGGGGCACCGGCCCGCGGCCAAGGGCGTGGAGATCGAGAACGAGGCCCTGGGGCGGCGCATCGTCGCGCGCGGCTTCCGGCTGCTGCTCGATCCGAGCGCGGCCGTCGACCACCATTGGGGCGGGCCGCGCAAGATACTCTTCATCTTCACGAGCCGGGTCTATTGGTGGGTGAAGGTCTTCTTCGCGACGGGCGGCCGCTTCGAGAAGGCCTTGACCACGCGGGGCTACGCCGCCGGGACCTTGGCGGTCCCCGCCGCCTTGGCCTTCGCGCTCGCCGGCCGCCCGCTCGGGTCCGCGGCGGCGCTCGCGGTCTTCCTGTACGCCTACGGGCCGTTCCTCTCCTTCGCCCGGCGGCGGCGCGGCCTCTTTTACGCCGCGCTGTGCGCGCCGGCGAGCGCGGGCCTCGCGGTCGTGGCGTCGGCCAGCGCCTGCTTCTCCGCGGCCGAGGAGCTGGCGCTCCGGCTCGCGCGCGGGCGCGTCACGTTGAGCGCGGAGGAGTTCTCGTGACGCGGGACCTCGTGCTCCTCTGCTACGGGCGCAACAGCCCGTACGACTACGACGCCCACACGCCGCTCTCCATCCTCGCCCTGGGAACCTACCTGGAGACCAAGGGCGTCGAGGTCGAGTACTACGACGAGCGCCTCGACGCGCTCGCGGTCTTCGACGCCTTGCTCGCGCGCGGGCCGCTGCTCGTGGGCTTCTCGGTGATCGGCGGCTACCAGATCGAGGCCTCCGCCCGCCTGTCGCGCCGCGTCCGGGCCGGCGCCCCGGGAGCCGCAGTCGTCTGGGGCGGGATCACTCCGACGACCTTGGCCCGGGAGACCATCCAAGAGGACTTCGTCGACTTCGTGGTGATCGGCGAGGGCGAGGAGACGCTCTGGGAGCTGATCCTCCGCCTGCGCGAGGGCCGGCCGGCCGACGGGCTCCTCGGCCTGGCTCACAAGGCCGGCGGGCGGCCGCGCTGCAATCCCGCGCGCCCCTCGCCGGACGTCGAGACGCTCCCGTTCGTTTATCAAGGGAAGGCCCTGGAGATGCTCAAGCGCTATCTCCTGCTCCCGGCGGTGCGCGAGGCCGTGGGCTACGAGGGTTCCCGCGGCTGCCCGTTCCTGTGCACCTTCTGCTACAGCCCCAACTTCCACGCCAACGTCCGGGTCAAATCCCCGGCGAAGGTCGCCGCGGAGCTCAAGACGCTGCGCAGCCTGGGCGTGGACCGCATCGACATCTACGACGACACCTTGATGGGAGGGCGCAAGCCCGAGATCGCGCTGCTGGCGGCGGCGCTGCGCGAGACCTCGATGCGCTGGATGGCGAACCTGCGGATCAACATGCTCTCCCGGGAGCTCCTTTCGTCCCTGGAGGGCTCCGGCTGCGAATGGCTCTACTACGGGATCGAGTCGGACCGCGACGACGTGCTGGCCGTGATCAAGAAGGGCATGAGCGCCTCCCAGATCGAGGAGGGCCTCAAGCTCATGGGAGCCTCCTCGATCCCCGCGGTGTACTCGATCATCTACGGCCTCCCGATCGACGGCCCCGCCCCCGAGTCCGGGGAGGTCCTCGCCTTCGCCGAGCGCATCCACGAGCTCGATCCGGACGCGGAGGTCCAGGTCCAATCCTACGTCCCGCTTCCGGGCAGCGACCTGTACGGCAGCGCGCTGGCGCGGG
Coding sequences within:
- a CDS encoding glycosyltransferase family 2 protein; translation: MTPKLSIIIPFYDVRGPLRGLLESLCRSDFADFEVCLCDDGSRDGSLEEARAFADRLDLKWVVHEANLGVTRARNSALALAGAPLLLFLDADVRVAPDVIARLLETRERTQADVLCGIYSGTALDAGFWSGYYALFVHHSFLVADEPAPYNVFNGWCALCRREVMDALAGHRPAAKGVEIENEALGRRIVARGFRLLLDPSAAVDHHWGGPRKILFIFTSRVYWWVKVFFATGGRFEKALTTRGYAAGTLAVPAALAFALAGRPLGSAAALAVFLYAYGPFLSFARRRRGLFYAALCAPASAGLAVVASASACFSAAEELALRLARGRVTLSAEEFS
- a CDS encoding B12-binding domain-containing radical SAM protein, translated to MTRDLVLLCYGRNSPYDYDAHTPLSILALGTYLETKGVEVEYYDERLDALAVFDALLARGPLLVGFSVIGGYQIEASARLSRRVRAGAPGAAVVWGGITPTTLARETIQEDFVDFVVIGEGEETLWELILRLREGRPADGLLGLAHKAGGRPRCNPARPSPDVETLPFVYQGKALEMLKRYLLLPAVREAVGYEGSRGCPFLCTFCYSPNFHANVRVKSPAKVAAELKTLRSLGVDRIDIYDDTLMGGRKPEIALLAAALRETSMRWMANLRINMLSRELLSSLEGSGCEWLYYGIESDRDDVLAVIKKGMSASQIEEGLKLMGASSIPAVYSIIYGLPIDGPAPESGEVLAFAERIHELDPDAEVQVQSYVPLPGSDLYGSALARGFTPPADLMGWSRHDHLTVEDSWLADPRLPRKLYLSSFMAYRYRRHLSRFPLSLAAFPLHLLSRWRIRRRAFGFYIEGPLYRFFLAAARARSDLHFWLREKR